The following proteins are co-located in the Escherichia fergusonii ATCC 35469 genome:
- the cpoB gene encoding cell division protein CpoB, producing the protein MSSNFRHHLLSLSLLVGIAAPWAAFAQAPISSVGSGSVEDRVTQLERISNAHSQLLTQLQQQISDNQSDIDSLRGQIQESQYQLNQAIERQKQIMLQMDSLSSGGTAAQSASGDQSGAATGASTAPETGAAASGTPVQSGDANTDYNAAIALVQDKSRQDDAIVAFQNFIKKYPDSTYLPNANYWLGQLNYNKGKKDDAAYYFASVVKNYPKSPKAADAMFKVGVIMQDKGDTAKAKAVYQQVINKYPGSDGAKQAQKRLNAM; encoded by the coding sequence ATGAGCAGTAACTTCAGACATCACTTGTTGAGTCTGTCGTTACTGGTTGGCATAGCGGCCCCCTGGGCCGCTTTTGCTCAGGCGCCAATCAGTAGTGTCGGCTCAGGCTCGGTCGAAGACCGTGTCACTCAACTTGAGCGTATTTCTAATGCTCATAGCCAGCTTTTAACTCAACTTCAACAACAAATCTCTGATAACCAGTCCGATATTGATTCTTTGCGTGGTCAAATCCAGGAAAGTCAGTATCAGCTAAACCAGGCTATTGAACGTCAAAAGCAGATCATGCTGCAGATGGATAGTTTGAGTAGTGGTGGAACTGCGGCACAATCTGCCAGTGGAGATCAGAGCGGAGCGGCAACAGGAGCATCAACTGCACCTGAAACCGGAGCTGCGGCGTCAGGCACACCAGTACAAAGTGGTGACGCTAATACCGATTACAATGCGGCAATAGCGCTGGTACAGGATAAATCTCGCCAGGATGATGCAATTGTGGCGTTTCAAAACTTCATCAAGAAATACCCGGATTCCACTTACCTGCCAAATGCGAATTATTGGCTCGGTCAGTTGAATTACAATAAGGGTAAGAAAGATGATGCGGCTTACTATTTTGCTTCAGTAGTGAAAAACTATCCGAAGTCACCAAAAGCTGCAGATGCGATGTTTAAAGTCGGCGTTATCATGCAGGACAAAGGTGACACCGCAAAAGCGAAAGCTGTTTACCAACAGGTTATCAATAAATATCCTGGTAGTGATGGTGCTAAACAAGCACAAAAACGCTTGAACGCGATGTAA
- the pal gene encoding peptidoglycan-associated lipoprotein Pal, which produces MQLNKVLKGLMIALPVMAIAACSSNKNASNDGSEGMLNGGAGTDINGGNGNMSSEEQARLQMQQLQQNNIVYFDLDKYDIRSDFAQMLDAHANFLRSNPSYKVTVEGHADERGTPEYNISLGERRANAVKMYLQGKGVSADQISIVSYGKEKPAVLGHDEAAYSKNRRAVLVY; this is translated from the coding sequence ATGCAACTTAACAAAGTGCTGAAAGGGCTGATGATCGCTCTGCCGGTTATGGCAATTGCGGCATGTTCTTCCAACAAGAACGCTAGCAATGACGGCAGCGAAGGCATGCTGAACGGCGGTGCCGGCACTGACATTAACGGCGGCAACGGCAACATGTCTTCTGAAGAGCAGGCACGTCTGCAAATGCAACAGCTGCAACAGAACAACATCGTATACTTCGATCTGGACAAGTACGACATCCGTTCTGATTTTGCTCAAATGCTGGATGCACACGCAAACTTCCTGCGTAGCAACCCGTCTTACAAAGTCACCGTAGAAGGTCACGCGGACGAACGTGGTACTCCGGAATACAACATCTCCCTGGGTGAACGTCGTGCGAACGCCGTTAAGATGTACCTGCAGGGTAAAGGCGTTTCTGCAGACCAGATCTCCATCGTTTCTTACGGTAAAGAAAAACCTGCAGTATTGGGTCATGACGAAGCGGCATACTCCAAAAACCGTCGTGCCGTACTGGTTTACTAA
- the tolB gene encoding Tol-Pal system beta propeller repeat protein TolB, giving the protein MKQALRVAFGFLMLWAAMLHAEVRIVIDGGVDSGRPIGVVPFKWAGPGAAPEDIGGIVSDDLRYSGKFNPLDRARLPQQPASAQEVQPAAWSALAIDAVVVGQVTPNPDGSYNVTYQLVDTGGAPGTVLAQNSFKVNKQWLRYAAHTVSDEVFEKLTGIKGAFRTRLAYVVQTNGGQFPYELRVSDYDGYNPFVVHRSPQPLMSPAWSPDGSKLAYVTFESGRSELVIQTLANGAIRKVASFPRHNGAPAFSPDGSKLAFALSKTGSLNLYVMDLASGQIRQITDGRSNNTEPTWFPDSQNLAFTSDQAGRPQVYKVNINGGAPQRITWEGTQNQDADVSSDGKFMVMVSSDGGKQHIAKQDLVTGGVQVLSSTFLDETPSLAPNGTMVIYSSSQGMGSVLNLVSTDGRFKARLPATDGQVKFPAWSPYL; this is encoded by the coding sequence ATGAAGCAGGCATTACGAGTAGCATTTGGTTTTCTGATGCTGTGGGCAGCGATGCTACACGCAGAAGTTCGTATTGTGATCGACGGCGGGGTTGATTCCGGTCGTCCGATTGGTGTCGTTCCCTTTAAATGGGCAGGCCCTGGTGCTGCACCAGAAGATATCGGTGGTATTGTCAGTGATGACCTGCGCTACAGCGGTAAATTTAATCCGCTTGATCGCGCTCGTCTGCCACAACAACCGGCTTCTGCACAAGAAGTTCAGCCAGCAGCCTGGTCTGCACTGGCTATTGACGCTGTTGTTGTTGGTCAGGTAACACCAAACCCGGACGGTTCCTATAACGTTACTTATCAGCTGGTTGATACTGGCGGTGCTCCAGGAACTGTTCTGGCGCAAAATTCATTCAAAGTGAATAAGCAGTGGCTGCGTTACGCCGCTCATACTGTCAGTGACGAAGTATTCGAAAAACTGACGGGTATTAAAGGTGCGTTCCGTACTCGTCTTGCTTATGTTGTGCAAACCAATGGCGGCCAGTTCCCTTATGAACTGCGTGTATCCGATTACGACGGCTACAACCCCTTTGTCGTTCACCGTTCACCACAACCGCTGATGTCTCCTGCATGGTCACCAGATGGTTCGAAGCTGGCTTACGTGACTTTTGAAAGTGGTCGCTCTGAGCTGGTTATCCAGACACTGGCGAATGGTGCTATCCGTAAGGTTGCGTCTTTCCCGCGTCATAACGGTGCTCCTGCTTTCTCTCCTGATGGTTCGAAGCTGGCTTTTGCCCTGTCTAAAACCGGCAGTCTGAATCTGTATGTTATGGATCTCGCCTCTGGTCAGATTCGTCAGATAACTGATGGTCGTAGCAACAATACTGAACCAACCTGGTTCCCGGACAGTCAGAATCTGGCATTTACTTCAGACCAGGCTGGTCGTCCGCAAGTGTATAAAGTGAATATTAACGGCGGTGCACCACAGCGTATAACCTGGGAAGGTACACAAAACCAGGATGCTGATGTCAGCAGCGACGGTAAATTTATGGTAATGGTCAGCTCCGATGGCGGTAAGCAACACATTGCCAAACAAGATCTGGTAACGGGAGGCGTACAAGTTCTGTCGTCCACGTTCCTGGATGAAACGCCAAGTCTGGCACCTAACGGCACTATGGTAATCTACAGCTCTTCTCAGGGGATGGGATCCGTGCTGAATTTGGTTTCTACAGATGGGCGTTTCAAAGCGCGTCTTCCGGCAACTGATGGACAGGTCAAATTCCCTGCCTGGTCGCCGTATCTGTGA
- the tolA gene encoding cell envelope integrity protein TolA translates to MSKATEQNDKLKRAIIISAVLHVILFAALIWSSFDENIEASAGGGGGSSIDAVMVDTGAVVANSERIKEQEASARRSEEQRKKKEQQAAEELRERQAAEQERLKQAEKERIAAQQQKKQAEEDAKQAELKRQQAEEAMKKAEAQKKAEAEAAKLAEAEAQKKAIAEKAIADKKAAEKAAAEKAAAEKKAAEKAAADKAAAEKKAAEKAAADKAAAEKKAAEKAAADKAAAEKKAAEKAAADKAAAEKKAAEKAAAEKKAAEKAAADKKAAQKAAEADDIFGELSSGKNAPKTGGGPKGGHDSPAGVGNTKNNGASGEDINNYAGQIKSAIESRFYDASLYAGKTCTLRIKLAPDGMLLDIKPEGGDPALCQAALAAAKLAKIPKPPSQAVYEVFKNAPLDFKP, encoded by the coding sequence GTGTCAAAGGCAACCGAACAAAACGACAAACTTAAACGAGCGATAATTATTTCAGCAGTGCTGCATGTCATTTTATTTGCAGCGCTGATCTGGAGCTCGTTTGATGAAAATATAGAAGCTTCAGCCGGAGGCGGCGGTGGTTCGTCTATCGACGCGGTAATGGTTGATACTGGTGCTGTTGTAGCAAACAGCGAGCGTATCAAGGAGCAGGAAGCCAGTGCGCGTCGTTCCGAAGAGCAACGTAAGAAAAAGGAACAACAAGCGGCTGAAGAACTCCGTGAAAGACAAGCCGCAGAGCAGGAACGGTTAAAACAGGCTGAAAAAGAGCGTATAGCCGCTCAGCAACAGAAAAAACAAGCTGAAGAGGACGCAAAACAGGCAGAGTTAAAGCGTCAGCAAGCTGAAGAGGCCATGAAGAAAGCAGAAGCACAGAAAAAGGCTGAGGCAGAGGCAGCTAAACTCGCCGAGGCAGAGGCGCAGAAAAAAGCTATAGCAGAAAAAGCAATAGCAGATAAAAAAGCTGCTGAGAAAGCCGCTGCAGAAAAAGCAGCAGCAGAGAAAAAGGCCGCTGAGAAAGCCGCTGCAGACAAAGCAGCAGCAGAGAAAAAGGCTGCTGAGAAAGCCGCTGCAGACAAAGCAGCAGCAGAGAAAAAAGCTGCCGAGAAAGCCGCTGCAGACAAAGCAGCAGCAGAGAAAAAAGCTGCTGAGAAAGCCGCTGCAGACAAAGCAGCAGCAGAGAAAAAAGCCGCCGAGAAAGCCGCAGCAGAGAAAAAGGCTGCCGAAAAAGCAGCGGCAGACAAAAAGGCTGCCCAGAAAGCAGCAGAGGCTGATGATATTTTTGGTGAGCTAAGTTCTGGTAAGAATGCACCGAAAACGGGCGGTGGGCCGAAAGGAGGCCATGATTCACCTGCTGGGGTGGGTAATACTAAAAATAATGGCGCATCAGGCGAGGATATCAATAACTATGCCGGGCAAATTAAATCTGCTATTGAAAGCAGGTTTTATGACGCATCTCTTTATGCAGGTAAAACCTGTACATTGCGTATAAAACTGGCCCCGGATGGCATGTTACTGGATATTAAGCCGGAAGGTGGAGATCCTGCGCTTTGTCAGGCTGCGCTTGCTGCAGCTAAACTTGCGAAGATCCCAAAACCACCAAGCCAGGCGGTATATGAAGTGTTCAAAAATGCTCCACTGGACTTTAAGCCGTAA
- the tolR gene encoding colicin uptake protein TolR: MARARGRGRRDLKSEINIVPLLDVLLVLLLIFMATAPIITQSVEVDLPEATDSQTVSSNDNPPVIIEVSDVGQYAISVEKERLERLPPEQVVAEVSSRFKANPKTVFLIGGAKDVPYDEIIKALNLLHSAGVKSVGLMTQPI, from the coding sequence ATGGCCAGAGCGCGTGGGCGAGGTCGTCGCGATCTTAAGTCCGAAATCAACATTGTACCGTTGCTGGACGTACTGCTGGTGCTGCTGCTGATCTTTATGGCAACGGCCCCCATCATTACCCAGAGCGTGGAAGTCGACTTGCCGGAGGCTACCGACTCGCAAACAGTGAGTAGTAATGATAATCCACCGGTAATTATTGAAGTTTCTGACGTTGGTCAGTACGCGATATCTGTTGAGAAAGAGCGACTGGAACGGTTACCTCCTGAGCAGGTAGTGGCAGAAGTTTCAAGCCGATTCAAGGCCAATCCGAAAACGGTCTTCCTGATCGGTGGTGCGAAAGATGTGCCTTACGATGAAATCATTAAAGCACTGAACTTGTTACACAGTGCGGGTGTGAAATCGGTTGGCTTAATGACGCAGCCTATCTAA
- the tolQ gene encoding Tol-Pal system protein TolQ has product MTDMNILDLFLKASLLVKLIMLILIGFSIASWAIIIQRTRILNAAAREAEAFEDKFWSGIELSRLYQESQGRRDNLSGSEQIFYSGFKEFVRLHRANSHAPEAVVEGASRAMRISMNRELENLETHIPFLGTVGSISPYIGLFGTVWGIMHAFIALGAVKQATLQMVAPGIAEALIATAIGLFAAIPAVMAYNRLNQRVNKLELNYDNFMEEFTAILHRQAFTVSESNKG; this is encoded by the coding sequence GTGACTGACATGAATATCCTTGATTTGTTCCTGAAGGCTAGCCTTCTGGTTAAACTTATCATGTTGATTTTGATTGGTTTTTCAATCGCATCCTGGGCCATTATTATCCAGCGGACTCGTATCCTTAACGCAGCGGCGCGCGAAGCCGAAGCGTTTGAAGATAAATTCTGGTCTGGAATCGAACTCTCTCGCCTCTACCAGGAGAGCCAGGGAAGGCGTGATAATCTCAGTGGTTCGGAACAAATCTTCTACAGTGGGTTCAAAGAGTTTGTTCGTCTCCATAGGGCGAACAGTCATGCTCCTGAAGCTGTTGTTGAAGGGGCATCGCGTGCTATGCGTATTTCCATGAACCGTGAACTTGAAAACCTGGAAACGCACATTCCGTTCCTCGGCACAGTTGGCTCCATCAGCCCATATATTGGTCTGTTTGGTACGGTCTGGGGGATTATGCATGCCTTTATCGCCCTTGGTGCAGTAAAACAGGCAACGTTACAAATGGTTGCGCCCGGTATCGCAGAAGCGTTGATTGCGACGGCAATCGGTCTGTTTGCCGCTATTCCGGCAGTTATGGCCTACAACCGTCTCAACCAACGTGTAAACAAACTGGAGCTGAATTACGACAACTTTATGGAAGAGTTTACCGCTATTCTGCACCGCCAGGCGTTTACTGTTAGCGAGAGCAACAAGGGGTAA
- the ybgC gene encoding tol-pal system-associated acyl-CoA thioesterase, protein MNTTLFRWPVRVYYEDTDAGGVVYHASYVAFYERARTEMLRHHHFSQQALMAERVAFVVRKMTVEYYAPARLDDMLEIQTEITSMRGTSLVFTQRIVNAENTLLNEAEVLVVCVDPLKMKPRALPKSIVAEFKQ, encoded by the coding sequence GTGAATACAACGCTGTTTCGATGGCCGGTTCGCGTCTACTATGAAGATACCGATGCCGGTGGTGTGGTGTACCACGCCAGTTACGTCGCTTTTTATGAAAGAGCACGCACAGAGATGCTGCGTCATCATCACTTCAGCCAACAGGCGCTGATGGCTGAACGCGTTGCCTTTGTGGTGCGTAAAATGACGGTGGAATATTATGCACCTGCGCGGCTCGACGATATGCTCGAAATACAGACTGAAATAACATCAATGCGTGGCACCTCTTTGGTTTTCACGCAACGTATTGTCAACGCCGAGAATACTTTGCTGAATGAAGCAGAGGTTCTGGTTGTTTGCGTTGACCCACTCAAAATGAAGCCTCGTGCGCTTCCCAAGTCTATTGTCGCGGAGTTTAAGCAGTGA
- the ybgE gene encoding cyd operon protein YbgE has product MSKIIATLYAVMDKRPQRALSFVMALLLAGCMFWDPSRFAAKTSELEIWHGLLLMWAVCAGVIHGVGFRPQKVLWQGIFCPLLADIVLIVGLIFFFF; this is encoded by the coding sequence ATGAGCAAGATTATCGCAACCTTGTATGCGGTAATGGACAAGCGCCCCCAGCGGGCGCTTTCCTTCGTGATGGCGCTTCTGTTAGCAGGATGTATGTTTTGGGACCCGTCACGTTTTGCCGCGAAGACCAGTGAACTGGAAATCTGGCATGGTTTATTGCTGATGTGGGCTGTCTGTGCTGGTGTAATTCACGGCGTAGGCTTTCGTCCGCAGAAGGTTCTCTGGCAAGGGATTTTTTGCCCATTGCTTGCCGATATTGTTCTCATTGTCGGGCTGATTTTCTTCTTCTTTTAA
- the cydX gene encoding cytochrome bd-I oxidase subunit CydX: MWYFAWILGTLLACSFGVITALALEHVESGKAGQEDI, from the coding sequence ATGTGGTATTTCGCATGGATTCTGGGAACGCTTCTTGCCTGTTCGTTTGGGGTAATCACCGCGCTGGCGCTTGAGCACGTCGAATCAGGCAAAGCCGGTCAAGAAGACATCTGA
- the cydB gene encoding cytochrome d ubiquinol oxidase subunit II — protein MIDYEVLRFIWWLLVGVLLIGFAVTDGFDMGVGMLTRFLGRNDTERRIMINSIAPHWDGNQVWLITAGGALFAAWPMVYAAAFSGFYVAMILVLASLFFRPVGFDYRSKIEETRWRNMWDWGIFIGSFVPPLVIGVAFGNLLQGVPFNVDEYLRLYYTGNFFQLLNPFGLLAGVVSVGMIITQGATYLQMRTVGELHLRTRATAQVAALVTLVCFALAGVWVMYGIDGYVVKSTMDHYAASNPLNKEVVREAGAWLVNFNNTPILWAIPALGVVLPLLTILTARMDKAAWAFVFSSLTLACIILTAGIAMFPFVMPSSTMMNASLTMWDATSSQLTLNVMTWVAVVLVPIILLYTAWCYWKMFGRITKEDIERNTHSLY, from the coding sequence ATGATCGATTATGAAGTATTGCGTTTTATCTGGTGGCTGCTGGTTGGCGTTCTGCTGATTGGTTTTGCAGTCACTGACGGTTTCGACATGGGGGTGGGCATGCTCACCCGTTTCCTCGGTCGTAACGACACCGAGCGTCGAATTATGATTAACTCCATCGCACCACACTGGGACGGTAACCAGGTATGGCTGATCACTGCGGGTGGCGCTCTGTTTGCTGCCTGGCCGATGGTCTATGCCGCTGCGTTCTCCGGCTTCTATGTGGCGATGATCCTCGTGCTGGCGTCTTTGTTCTTCCGTCCGGTTGGTTTTGACTACCGCTCCAAGATTGAAGAAACCCGCTGGCGTAACATGTGGGACTGGGGCATCTTCATTGGTAGCTTCGTTCCGCCGCTGGTGATTGGTGTAGCGTTCGGTAACCTGTTGCAGGGCGTACCGTTCAACGTTGATGAATATCTGCGTCTGTACTACACCGGTAACTTCTTCCAGCTGCTTAACCCGTTCGGCCTGCTGGCAGGTGTGGTGAGCGTAGGGATGATCATTACTCAGGGCGCGACCTACCTGCAAATGCGCACTGTGGGCGAACTGCACCTGCGAACCCGTGCAACAGCTCAGGTGGCGGCGCTGGTGACACTGGTCTGCTTCGCACTGGCTGGCGTATGGGTGATGTACGGTATCGATGGTTATGTTGTGAAATCAACAATGGACCATTACGCGGCATCTAACCCGCTGAATAAAGAAGTGGTTCGTGAAGCTGGCGCATGGCTGGTTAACTTCAACAACACGCCAATTCTGTGGGCTATTCCGGCGCTGGGTGTGGTTCTGCCTCTGCTGACTATCCTGACTGCACGTATGGATAAAGCCGCATGGGCGTTTGTGTTCTCCTCACTGACGCTGGCCTGCATCATCCTGACTGCCGGTATCGCAATGTTCCCGTTTGTGATGCCGTCCAGCACCATGATGAACGCAAGTCTGACAATGTGGGATGCAACTTCCAGCCAGCTGACGCTTAACGTCATGACCTGGGTTGCGGTGGTTCTGGTACCGATCATTCTGCTCTACACCGCATGGTGTTACTGGAAAATGTTCGGTCGTATCACCAAAGAAGATATTGAACGTAACACCCACTCTCTGTACTAA
- the cydA gene encoding cytochrome ubiquinol oxidase subunit I, which produces MLDIVELSRLQFALTAMYHFLFVPLTLGMAFLLAIMETVYVLSGKQIYKDMTKFWGKLFGINFALGVATGLTMEFQFGTNWSYYSHYVGDIFGAPLAIEGLMAFFLESTFVGLFFFGWDRLGKVQHMCVTWLVALGSNLSALWILVANGWMQNPIASDFNFETMRMEMVSFSELVLNPVAQVKFVHTVASGYVTGAMFILGISAWYMLKGRDFAFAKRSFAIAASFGMAAVLSVIVLGDESGYEMGDVQKTKLAAIEAEWETQPAPAAFTLFGIPDQDEQTNKFAIQIPYALGIIATRSVDTPVIGLKELMVQHEERIRNGMKAYSLLEQLRSGSTDQAVRDQFNSMKKDLGYGLLLKRYTPNVADATEAQIQQATKDSIPRVAPLYFAFRIMVACGFLLLAIIALSFWSVIRNRIGEKKWLLRAALYGIPLPWIAVEAGWFVAEYGRQPWAIGEVLPTAVANSSLTAGDLIFSMVLICGLYTLFLVAELFLMFKFARLGPSSLKTGRYHFEQSSTTTQPAR; this is translated from the coding sequence ATGTTAGATATAGTCGAACTGTCGCGCTTACAGTTTGCCTTGACCGCGATGTACCACTTCCTTTTTGTGCCACTGACGCTCGGTATGGCGTTCCTGCTGGCCATTATGGAAACGGTCTACGTCCTTTCCGGCAAACAGATTTATAAAGATATGACCAAGTTCTGGGGCAAGTTGTTTGGTATCAACTTCGCTCTGGGTGTGGCAACCGGTCTGACCATGGAGTTCCAGTTCGGGACTAACTGGTCTTACTATTCCCACTATGTAGGGGATATCTTCGGTGCGCCGCTGGCAATCGAAGGTCTGATGGCCTTCTTCCTCGAATCCACCTTTGTAGGTCTGTTCTTCTTCGGTTGGGATCGTCTGGGTAAAGTTCAGCATATGTGTGTCACCTGGCTGGTGGCGCTTGGTTCAAACCTGTCCGCGCTGTGGATTCTGGTTGCGAACGGCTGGATGCAAAACCCAATCGCGTCCGATTTCAACTTTGAAACTATGCGTATGGAGATGGTGAGCTTCTCCGAGCTGGTGCTTAACCCGGTTGCTCAGGTGAAATTCGTTCACACTGTAGCGTCTGGTTATGTGACTGGCGCGATGTTCATCCTCGGTATCAGCGCATGGTATATGTTGAAAGGCCGTGACTTCGCCTTCGCTAAACGCTCCTTTGCTATCGCTGCCAGCTTCGGTATGGCTGCCGTTCTGTCTGTTATTGTTCTGGGTGATGAATCCGGTTACGAAATGGGCGACGTGCAGAAAACCAAACTGGCTGCTATTGAAGCCGAGTGGGAAACGCAACCTGCGCCTGCTGCCTTTACTCTGTTCGGTATTCCTGATCAGGATGAGCAGACGAACAAATTTGCGATCCAAATCCCTTACGCACTGGGCATTATCGCCACGCGTTCCGTGGATACCCCGGTTATCGGCCTGAAAGAACTGATGGTGCAGCATGAAGAACGCATCCGTAACGGGATGAAGGCGTACTCTCTGCTCGAGCAACTGCGTTCTGGTTCTACCGACCAGGCGGTTCGTGACCAGTTCAATAGCATGAAGAAAGACCTCGGTTACGGTCTGCTGCTGAAACGCTATACGCCAAACGTGGCGGATGCAACTGAAGCGCAGATTCAACAGGCAACCAAAGACTCCATTCCACGTGTAGCGCCGCTGTACTTCGCGTTCCGTATCATGGTGGCGTGTGGCTTCCTGCTGCTGGCAATCATCGCTCTCTCTTTCTGGAGTGTCATCCGCAACCGCATTGGCGAGAAAAAATGGCTGCTGCGCGCCGCATTGTACGGTATTCCGTTGCCGTGGATTGCTGTAGAAGCGGGCTGGTTCGTGGCTGAATATGGTCGCCAACCGTGGGCTATCGGTGAAGTGCTGCCGACAGCTGTGGCGAACTCGTCACTGACCGCAGGCGATCTCATCTTCTCGATGGTACTGATTTGCGGCCTGTATACCCTGTTCCTGGTGGCAGAATTGTTCTTAATGTTCAAGTTTGCACGCCTCGGCCCAAGCAGCCTGAAAACCGGTCGCTATCACTTTGAGCAGTCTTCCACGACTACTCAGCCGGCACGCTAA